From Leptospira fainei serovar Hurstbridge str. BUT 6, the proteins below share one genomic window:
- a CDS encoding tetratricopeptide repeat protein gives MRDNYKQALAQFQSKHLNESKSSFERLYKDNPDYLLVRLMLAKTYFFSNNLKVAAKLFEEDYSKNPARIESAIWMYRTKYILGEDPKAIVMGLDKIIIEDPNNIEAWILRGRIYEKLGQLDYAIESYRNVVKNDERLGFAHFRLSELLHGFAPKQSDVDLIKAKALGYNPELEKMQIDSDATTKAKHER, from the coding sequence TGCGTGATAACTATAAACAAGCTTTGGCTCAATTTCAATCAAAACATTTGAATGAATCCAAATCATCCTTCGAAAGACTTTATAAAGATAATCCAGATTATTTACTCGTCAGGTTGATGCTCGCGAAAACGTATTTCTTTTCGAATAACCTCAAAGTAGCTGCGAAATTATTTGAAGAAGACTATTCTAAAAACCCCGCTCGAATCGAATCTGCAATTTGGATGTATCGGACAAAATATATATTAGGCGAAGATCCGAAGGCAATTGTGATGGGCCTTGACAAAATAATAATCGAAGATCCGAATAATATCGAAGCCTGGATTCTAAGAGGGCGGATTTACGAAAAGCTAGGTCAGCTCGATTACGCAATTGAAAGCTACCGAAACGTAGTGAAAAATGATGAGCGTCTTGGATTTGCTCATTTTAGGTTATCGGAATTGCTCCACGGATTTGCTCCAAAGCAAAGCGATGTGGATTTAATAAAGGCAAAAGCTTTGGGATATAATCCGGAATTAGAAAAGATGCAAATTGACTCGGATGCTACTACAAAAGCCAAACATGAAAGATAA
- a CDS encoding TIGR04388 family protein → MNREEQNIRTYSFSEKLLSGTTLSAYFWILLFPLTSIFSQNLNNYPSFVAPQFQQQNLDQVVSLANQSNSLNNWEAISGQGLSAIKSNWENTSAQEIESLVSSITASPNSGTSLQDYQNAVSAYLWAQENNAETQWLNQVDSQLSNARDNFINGQLAINIANSTTQNQQLVIANSGVANSTIANSADYKTALNTGLQSFSDSLTSLQRTYEQQLSSLNQTDAQYKANLQQLQSYENAVKQSMQNSVSQLQTSLQSTALFYNTNPDGTTNWNSMTQSGLDLHNLITSLSQGLMNGSPLTVLANQMVTYLQTEETQALNNATYWSQKAAPYNLSLTGTVLGGEQVLNGLQDLYNYGNWVSSANPVIGAIKGFIDGGSNNQDPALINYLYGNDFNSNNYSILKINSADFKGYNTAYTNYSVYPIQTGYAGNDLYYSSAGYNAFDFNATGLGFLGGFILQTGFFAEDKFDYSINIQLQDKNALANSQVWSGFQNNLSTELNSWNSITPTISNWEGQISAYQAQYAAWHAQAAVYADNLQQSYSAGVANLNSQEHNWQNGLLASFQTVKINSGVNNQTEPLKSSLLDSVSPKIAQVFLPTDNPVLSSVAPVPVMDQSNLNNTLSIFQQSLMGASNIALENQLNRQAIDENKNAIKRIATSLGNNAVVDSHGNIVYTTSIEDGNARLKAGGDATNASDYEATTVKQNVFLSAPATIKIAAAGNLFQTWNTDSVISQNQANLDSFNASYNSTINSLNSQIAALNSLNAKNDKAFQDAAQSSASFASDQKSLAEALFQGGNIETWVKGQIQDKVNSAMASALANATGMSPDMASQLVSWFEKKQADKKAKAKARTQEITSGLVTVASIAASFIAGPEMMAIGQAALQAVQGYQSGGLEGALVGAASGAAGAYAREVGVNVNVAYNSKTGFSGGLGVGSSAANIGANFSQHGSTSFSLGTKAGNINFSPNTGFSGSVNVWGTEGGQGLMVNIGQHTGPSLTYQNTDEASGVGGSVTIDGKGNATVAATYRNATVVSATGNVHEPSSFGNLTLNNNFNNDLNQSLAMAKADSNLKAADSKLNTGRNAIAETGNPDQKEILDNPNASAEDQHGVLATLAKSNDFLTDPSSASSWLGRASQDLAGNLLGSMGLRASDSNGFIDKDGEYRQRTCFTAGTLIRTRDGLKPIEKVEIGDYVLSIDPNTGKVSYKRVSDVFEKEAKTIHRITYENGNVINTTWNHPFFIRGKGFTEAINIHPEERSVTVASIRNSYRVERSSGVQIGASLAAIGSKSSNSNTASWKDEVNGTVGIAKIEEIYEKTKVYNFEVEDNHTYFVGKDGVLVHNDAGCKAEGFAAGIGKSIARLADAPQQLAETGLRIADPNKFSVTDEFGRPVNAHPLEAPLSPGVASTLYDKLVTEPGAEKATNSTCADCSKDYSTGYKWGNFIGDGLLLVAGGLTALRGKLGGLAGKAGAAEDGLAVGKSAIGSVGGQEIPRGFSSPEQYRQAMSELDGIMKNKGISDYRMGVSGSSVTGESFKSGRTFGPHSDIDVFVESNSLTKGIGTSKNIPGFVHPKNLQELHPELKTWSNKWQSILGREVSVGGFQTGKLPDRPSIFFENK, encoded by the coding sequence ATGAACAGAGAAGAGCAAAATATCCGAACGTATTCATTTTCTGAAAAACTACTTTCAGGAACTACGCTCTCCGCCTATTTTTGGATTCTCTTATTCCCGCTTACCTCCATTTTTTCCCAAAACCTTAATAACTATCCTAGCTTTGTAGCCCCTCAGTTTCAGCAGCAAAATCTGGATCAAGTGGTTAGTCTTGCAAATCAATCCAACTCTTTGAATAACTGGGAAGCTATTTCCGGCCAAGGACTTAGTGCTATTAAATCCAATTGGGAGAATACTTCAGCTCAAGAAATAGAATCGCTTGTTAGTTCGATAACCGCAAGTCCTAATTCAGGTACAAGTCTACAAGATTATCAGAATGCAGTATCGGCTTACTTGTGGGCACAGGAAAACAATGCCGAAACTCAATGGCTAAATCAGGTTGACTCTCAACTCTCTAACGCACGTGACAATTTTATTAATGGCCAGTTAGCAATTAATATTGCAAATAGCACTACTCAAAACCAGCAATTGGTGATCGCAAATAGCGGAGTAGCGAATTCAACGATTGCAAACTCTGCTGATTATAAAACGGCACTAAACACCGGATTACAAAGTTTTTCCGATTCTTTAACTTCCTTACAAAGAACTTATGAACAACAGTTATCGTCCTTAAATCAAACTGATGCTCAATATAAGGCTAACCTGCAGCAATTGCAAAGCTATGAGAATGCTGTTAAACAGAGTATGCAAAATTCAGTTTCGCAACTTCAAACTTCCCTTCAATCTACCGCATTATTTTATAATACCAATCCAGATGGAACTACGAACTGGAATTCAATGACTCAGTCCGGATTAGATCTGCACAACTTGATCACGAGTTTAAGTCAGGGGCTTATGAATGGAAGCCCACTTACGGTACTTGCGAATCAAATGGTCACCTATCTTCAAACCGAAGAGACGCAAGCATTAAATAATGCTACTTATTGGAGTCAAAAGGCTGCTCCATACAATTTATCGTTAACGGGAACTGTTCTTGGTGGCGAGCAGGTATTGAATGGGCTGCAAGATTTATATAATTACGGGAATTGGGTATCCTCCGCGAACCCTGTCATTGGAGCTATCAAGGGTTTCATAGATGGAGGAAGCAATAATCAGGACCCTGCGTTGATTAACTATTTGTATGGTAACGATTTCAATTCGAATAACTATAGTATATTAAAGATTAATTCGGCAGATTTTAAAGGATATAATACGGCGTATACGAATTATAGCGTTTACCCGATCCAAACAGGTTATGCCGGTAATGATCTTTATTATTCTTCGGCGGGCTATAATGCATTTGATTTTAATGCTACAGGATTAGGTTTTCTTGGAGGTTTTATCCTTCAAACTGGTTTTTTTGCGGAAGATAAATTTGATTATAGTATTAATATACAGCTTCAAGACAAAAATGCATTAGCGAATTCGCAAGTTTGGAGTGGATTTCAGAATAATTTAAGTACGGAATTAAATAGTTGGAATTCCATCACTCCAACGATTTCAAATTGGGAAGGACAAATTTCTGCTTATCAGGCGCAGTATGCAGCTTGGCACGCCCAAGCAGCTGTCTATGCCGATAACTTGCAACAATCCTATTCTGCGGGAGTTGCAAATCTTAATTCTCAAGAGCATAATTGGCAAAATGGTTTATTGGCGTCGTTTCAAACCGTTAAAATCAACTCGGGTGTTAATAATCAAACGGAACCTTTAAAATCTTCATTGTTAGATTCGGTTTCTCCTAAGATTGCACAGGTGTTTTTGCCTACCGACAATCCCGTTCTTTCTTCGGTTGCTCCGGTCCCAGTTATGGATCAGAGTAACTTAAACAATACTTTATCTATTTTTCAGCAATCTCTAATGGGTGCGTCTAATATAGCTTTAGAAAATCAGCTCAATAGACAGGCTATCGATGAGAATAAGAACGCAATTAAACGAATAGCTACTTCACTCGGAAATAATGCAGTTGTGGACTCTCATGGAAACATCGTATATACCACTTCGATAGAAGATGGAAACGCTCGCTTAAAAGCAGGTGGCGATGCGACAAATGCGAGTGATTACGAAGCGACTACTGTTAAACAGAATGTTTTTCTATCTGCGCCTGCAACAATCAAAATCGCCGCAGCCGGAAATCTGTTTCAAACTTGGAATACAGATTCAGTAATATCTCAAAATCAAGCTAACCTTGATTCATTTAATGCTTCATATAATTCTACAATTAATTCATTAAATTCTCAAATAGCCGCTTTAAATTCTTTAAATGCGAAAAACGATAAAGCTTTTCAGGATGCTGCTCAATCTTCGGCAAGCTTTGCCTCAGACCAAAAAAGTTTAGCTGAGGCATTATTTCAGGGTGGAAATATTGAGACTTGGGTCAAGGGACAGATCCAGGATAAAGTTAACTCGGCAATGGCTTCTGCACTTGCTAACGCAACCGGTATGTCTCCGGATATGGCTTCGCAGCTAGTGAGTTGGTTCGAGAAAAAGCAAGCGGATAAAAAAGCAAAGGCTAAAGCTAGAACGCAAGAGATCACCTCCGGGCTCGTAACAGTAGCGAGTATAGCGGCATCGTTTATCGCAGGACCGGAAATGATGGCGATAGGACAAGCTGCATTACAAGCGGTGCAGGGTTACCAAAGCGGAGGATTGGAAGGAGCGTTAGTCGGAGCGGCGAGTGGCGCGGCTGGAGCGTATGCGAGGGAAGTTGGTGTGAACGTTAACGTTGCATATAACTCGAAGACGGGCTTTAGTGGAGGCTTAGGTGTCGGTTCTTCTGCGGCAAATATAGGGGCGAACTTCTCGCAACATGGCAGCACATCTTTCTCTTTAGGAACGAAAGCTGGTAATATAAATTTTAGCCCGAACACAGGATTTAGCGGAAGTGTAAACGTTTGGGGAACGGAAGGCGGACAGGGCTTGATGGTTAACATCGGCCAACATACCGGACCAAGTTTAACCTACCAAAATACGGATGAAGCTTCAGGAGTAGGTGGATCAGTCACAATCGATGGCAAGGGTAATGCGACTGTAGCAGCAACGTATAGAAACGCAACGGTTGTTTCAGCGACGGGGAATGTGCATGAACCAAGTAGCTTTGGGAATTTGACTCTAAACAATAATTTTAATAATGATCTAAACCAGAGCTTGGCTATGGCTAAGGCGGACTCAAATCTAAAAGCTGCCGATTCGAAATTAAATACCGGCAGAAATGCAATAGCTGAAACAGGCAATCCAGACCAAAAGGAAATTCTAGATAATCCAAATGCGAGTGCTGAGGACCAACACGGAGTACTTGCTACCTTAGCTAAATCAAATGATTTCCTAACAGATCCGAGTTCAGCATCATCGTGGCTTGGAAGGGCAAGTCAGGATCTAGCGGGTAATCTCCTTGGGAGCATGGGATTAAGGGCGAGTGATAGTAACGGGTTTATTGATAAAGACGGAGAGTATCGCCAGAGAACTTGTTTTACAGCGGGGACACTCATTCGGACCAGAGATGGTTTAAAACCGATAGAGAAGGTCGAAATAGGGGATTACGTTCTTTCAATTGATCCTAATACTGGAAAAGTATCTTACAAAAGAGTCTCGGATGTCTTTGAAAAAGAAGCAAAGACCATCCATAGAATCACATACGAAAATGGTAACGTAATCAATACAACTTGGAATCATCCTTTCTTTATTCGAGGTAAGGGGTTTACAGAAGCTATAAACATTCATCCTGAAGAGAGATCGGTTACAGTAGCGAGTATTCGCAATTCATATCGAGTAGAGAGAAGTTCAGGAGTTCAGATCGGAGCTTCCTTGGCTGCGATTGGAAGTAAGTCGTCGAACTCGAACACTGCATCTTGGAAGGACGAGGTAAATGGAACTGTCGGAATTGCTAAGATTGAAGAGATCTACGAGAAGACAAAGGTTTACAACTTCGAAGTAGAAGACAACCACACGTATTTCGTAGGAAAAGACGGGGTGCTTGTTCATAACGACGCGGGATGTAAAGCGGAAGGGTTTGCTGCTGGAATTGGAAAAAGTATAGCTCGATTGGCAGACGCTCCTCAGCAATTGGCCGAAACAGGACTTCGCATAGCTGACCCGAATAAGTTTTCGGTCACTGACGAGTTTGGTCGTCCAGTAAACGCACATCCGCTTGAAGCTCCTCTATCTCCAGGAGTGGCTTCGACATTATACGATAAATTAGTAACGGAACCAGGAGCAGAGAAGGCGACCAATTCGACTTGCGCAGATTGTTCGAAAGATTATTCGACCGGGTATAAATGGGGAAATTTTATCGGAGATGGTCTACTATTAGTTGCTGGTGGTTTGACCGCTCTTCGAGGGAAGCTTGGGGGTCTTGCGGGTAAAGCTGGGGCAGCGGAAGATGGATTAGCAGTCGGCAAGAGTGCTATTGGTAGCGTCGGTGGTCAGGAAATACCAAGAGGATTTTCAAGCCCTGAGCAGTATCGCCAAGCAATGTCTGAATTAGACGGAATTATGAAAAATAAAGGAATTTCAGATTATAGAATGGGAGTAAGCGGAAGTTCCGTTACTGGAGAAAGCTTTAAGTCGGGTAGAACTTTCGGACCTCATAGCGACATTGACGTATTTGTCGAAAGTAACTCATTAACAAAAGGGATTGGAACATCCAAAAATATTCCAGGTTTTGTGCATCCAAAAAATTTGCAAGAATTACATCCTGAACTGAAGACTTGGTCTAATAAGTGGCAATCAATTCTCGGACGGGAAGTTTCAGTTGGAGGTTTTCAAACAGGAAAATTGCCGGATAGACCATCAATCTTCTTCGAAAATAAATGA
- a CDS encoding glycosyltransferase family 39 protein codes for MFRFLNSEQSNVLNSSIQAMSIDPPLATKWIYRDSLYFLVGYGIWLGLVFIVLKLLKKFDLLYGDKTITTVLVLISVSLALMLRETPYVFYNVYKKNIIVYFFVIFCIALAIRGPVIQELIRRGTRLFNEKYTIFAALIVLFSLLQRLLALHLDNGLLQSGDDPKTFYDAAINLYEKGISPNLGFSPGMSYFLFACFKIFGIGQLVPKLLLALIGSLGLFCSIETTRILIKSKIAGILAGIFYLTSSHYVSFSNQLWNENLFNPLFSMFIYVNVLAFNKGGVKYLVLQMLITVFAGACFSLLRSWFPLVFLVFLIGFFIESGNRKIPRKSQLVLLALLFCISYLSPRLFRGQSDGVIATNNSQLNFVIGNNPYSQGTYTRHWVTFTKESGLDVNSKEMMNYLMEIYKKNPELVFINLYKKVMLWFVGAGGPRPLDNYYQHPLLISQYFYRITTSLLLLVGLIQLIRYKKFILPLGYLSILFVHLVFFVDYRFTLTAMPIQAVLIPFGIIVLANTLKRKFRLQETGSSVSSTHLR; via the coding sequence TTGTTCAGATTTTTAAACTCAGAACAATCCAATGTTTTAAATTCAAGTATCCAGGCGATGAGCATCGATCCGCCATTAGCTACGAAATGGATTTATCGAGATTCATTATATTTTCTAGTTGGTTACGGAATTTGGCTCGGCCTTGTTTTTATTGTTTTGAAATTACTCAAAAAATTCGATTTGCTTTACGGCGATAAAACGATAACGACCGTGTTGGTGCTAATTTCTGTTAGTTTAGCCTTAATGCTACGTGAAACGCCGTATGTTTTTTATAATGTATATAAGAAAAACATTATTGTCTATTTCTTTGTAATATTCTGTATTGCCTTAGCAATTCGAGGACCCGTTATTCAGGAATTGATTCGCCGTGGAACTCGACTCTTTAATGAAAAATATACAATCTTTGCGGCCTTAATAGTTCTATTCAGTCTTTTGCAAAGGTTGCTCGCTTTGCACTTGGATAACGGATTGTTGCAAAGTGGAGACGATCCTAAAACCTTTTATGATGCTGCAATAAATCTGTATGAAAAGGGAATATCCCCCAATTTAGGATTTAGTCCTGGAATGAGTTATTTCCTTTTTGCTTGCTTTAAAATCTTCGGAATCGGTCAGTTAGTGCCCAAGTTACTTTTAGCGCTGATCGGATCTCTTGGACTATTTTGTTCAATCGAGACGACCAGAATTTTGATAAAATCTAAAATTGCAGGAATTCTGGCTGGTATATTTTATCTTACTTCAAGTCACTATGTTTCATTTTCAAATCAATTGTGGAATGAAAATTTATTTAATCCTCTATTCTCAATGTTCATTTACGTAAACGTACTGGCATTCAATAAGGGAGGAGTAAAATATCTCGTGTTACAAATGCTAATAACTGTCTTCGCCGGGGCTTGTTTTTCTTTATTAAGAAGTTGGTTTCCTCTTGTGTTCTTAGTGTTTTTGATTGGGTTTTTCATCGAATCCGGTAATAGAAAAATTCCTAGAAAGTCTCAGCTCGTCCTGCTTGCTTTGCTATTTTGCATTTCTTATTTGTCTCCGAGGTTGTTCAGAGGACAAAGCGATGGAGTGATTGCGACGAATAACTCGCAATTAAATTTTGTCATTGGTAATAATCCATATTCTCAAGGAACGTATACTAGGCATTGGGTTACATTTACGAAAGAATCCGGGTTGGATGTAAATAGTAAAGAAATGATGAATTACCTTATGGAAATATACAAAAAGAACCCGGAATTAGTTTTTATAAACCTGTATAAAAAAGTTATGCTTTGGTTCGTAGGTGCCGGAGGACCAAGGCCGCTGGATAATTATTATCAACATCCGCTATTGATTTCTCAATATTTCTATCGAATTACGACTAGCTTGCTTTTATTAGTAGGCTTAATTCAGTTAATAAGATACAAAAAATTCATACTCCCTTTGGGTTATCTTTCTATTCTCTTTGTTCATTTAGTATTTTTTGTGGACTATAGATTCACTCTTACTGCCATGCCAATCCAAGCAGTATTGATTCCTTTCGGAATAATAGTTTTGGCGAATACTCTTAAAAGAAAATTCCGGCTTCAAGAGACCGGATCTTCAGTATCGTCGACCCATTTGCGATAA
- a CDS encoding MORN repeat-containing protein, giving the protein MKDKISVSLLSLRKEVIQFFRKVISGIRIKVSILSFIALSLGLYVFYLFFPKLAVTCVTGNCWFGIGTLQYSDGNIYKGECLFRSPQGHGEFISPKNEHYLGEWTWGKKNGFGIYYYSNGDIYEGKFSNNIKEGLGIFTWKSGVRYIGNWINGEPSGRGKLLLNNDKIILEGEYRKGIIYEGKGMYVYEDGTRYIGEWKEGRREGFGILLDSDGQTAIFQGNWKNDQPIN; this is encoded by the coding sequence ATGAAAGATAAAATATCAGTCAGCTTACTTTCATTGCGTAAAGAGGTAATTCAATTCTTTCGAAAAGTAATTTCCGGAATTAGAATAAAAGTAAGTATTCTTAGTTTTATTGCTCTTTCTCTTGGTTTGTATGTATTTTATCTCTTTTTTCCGAAACTTGCAGTGACCTGCGTAACTGGTAATTGCTGGTTTGGAATTGGCACCCTTCAATATTCAGACGGAAATATTTACAAAGGTGAATGCTTGTTTCGCAGTCCACAAGGACACGGTGAATTCATAAGTCCAAAAAATGAACATTACCTGGGGGAATGGACTTGGGGAAAGAAGAATGGTTTCGGAATTTATTATTACTCAAATGGTGATATCTATGAGGGTAAATTTTCAAATAATATTAAAGAAGGTCTCGGTATTTTTACTTGGAAAAGTGGAGTTCGTTATATTGGGAATTGGATCAATGGCGAACCATCAGGCCGAGGAAAGTTGCTTCTAAATAACGACAAAATAATTCTGGAAGGAGAATATAGAAAAGGAATCATCTACGAGGGCAAAGGCATGTACGTCTACGAAGATGGGACTCGTTATATTGGAGAGTGGAAAGAAGGAAGACGCGAAGGATTTGGAATTCTTCTAGACTCCGACGGACAAACGGCAATATTTCAAGGTAATTGGAAAAATGATCAACCAATTAACTAA